The Xyrauchen texanus isolate HMW12.3.18 chromosome 25, RBS_HiC_50CHRs, whole genome shotgun sequence genome includes the window ACATAAAGCTTTACATCTCCCTTTGTAGTTTTCAgctgatataatacattaaaatgaactgaaaataCAAGTAAAACCAAACAATTAAgtggaaaaaacaacatttccaatatattaaattatacagtATTTCTAATTCAAATGTAATGTAGTGTCagttataatttaaatacatgtcatgtactgtacatctttcacctttaaataaaaaaaataattatgatttcATATTGTTCCCTTAATTTACAAATATGTTCAAATACAGCTCACTCGGCTAACAGAAAATATCTGTGTAAGTAATGTGTACTGTAGTTGGTAAGTGAAATAAGCACAACCCTGGTTAAAACTGTTtgcatttatatgcattttgcaTAGATCCCTTGTAAAGGTCTCCTGGGCAAATCAAATGCACGTGCTATATGTACTATGAATtatatgtatgtgggtgtgtaaCCACATATGTCATCCATCTATGGTAACTCAAGGAGGTTGTTCTTCAAATATAAGTCTTCTGTGATCTGGTACACTTCAGAGATGAGAGGCAAAGACTCTCCCAACAGAGCAACCACCTGCGTGTGATCACCTGCATTCATTACAGTAAAGAATGTGTCACGCCCTGGAAGTGCACAGAACGCCATGTCAACAGCTTTGCGGATGAGCCAGGGATGATGATGAGCCAGAGACTCATTATAAGCATCAGAACACATGACAGAAGTCTTGCTCTCCTCTGTGCTGGTCCGCAGTCTGTCCAGGAAAAGCTCGAGCCAGCGCAGAGCCCGATGTAGCCTCAGAAGAGTGCGACAACCGGATTCTGGGTGGTTTTCCCTTTTGGTGAGGTCCACTAGGTCATTCTCCAGCTCAAACTTCACCATGGACTGGACGGTGACATAATGGGACCCATTTTCACCCGAAAGGAAGTTCTCCATGATTTGTATCTTGCTGACCACATCCTTGGAGATGAAGGAAAACACGTTCCCCAAACTGTTCATGAAGCTGAAATGggaaaggagaaattttgaataaTAAACTTCAAAGTTCCAACATCTTTTCATAATTACAAGATagcgttttaaaaaaattattatataggtATTGCACACAAAAAGTGTAATTCCTAGACCACTAGATATTTTAGATTGGAAACTTTAAATTGactataaaaatgtgtatgattctttgtttttattcatgctttaaccactatgcttaaaaaaaaaattccatgacACCAGACTCATCAAAAAATATAATGTAGTACAGagaataaagatacatttactttatgaaataaatctaaaactaaattaaatatttttttctgattttatttaattttatgatcATAACTAATACAAAAGTTACAATGACCGTGGGAACTGTGACACacttattttaacattaaagaaGACTACTATTTAGAGACAATAACAAAACATGTGACCAACTCACCTGACCAGCTCTTGCCATCCtactatataatatttaatgtaaaccTCCTTATTTTCATTCAGACATGATCTGAATGCATCTAACACTTTCTGAAGACGGAATGTATCTGCCATTTCTTTGCTTTCTTATTTAACAACCAGCCGGGAACTTAGATAGAAACTGTGACGAAAACCTTTTGTGATTTTACATATGCCAAATCGCACAAAAGAAGctaaaattcaaatattttcatCATTAGGACATAGAACTGTCATTGCTGCTTTCGTCATGGCTCTCTCTTCCTGCGTTATTTTAGCAACGTAAGATTTATTGAACCAATCGAATCGCGTTTTTTGAGAAACGTGGCATATGATTGGACGTTGAGAATCGGCAAAGGTTGTTGTGGTGAATTAACCAATGGGATTGAAGATGACGTTAAAGTGACGTTCTGTCGTTACTTGCTGTGTTTCAAATCGTATCGAGCAACCTACCAAGTAGACATATAGGCGTTTCAAACGCCCAAAAATGACGTATGTGATGCTGCTCATGAGGTTTCGCGACACAGCCTGCGATAGCAACATGGCTGCGAATGAAGTTGCATTAGCTTTGTGTTAACCTGTttttgaatgttgttttgctCTTTGTATTTAGTATATGGTCTTATCCACACATTTAAAGACATCACAGTTGATTTACATCCTTCGATCGTGTGGGTTTTAGGAAGTAATTGTAGCTAATGCGCAGAAAATAGAGCACGCAGACAGATATGCACATTTGAAGATTATTATTTATCTTTTCCCAACAGCATCCTTTAAGAAACAATTTTCTTTCTAAGCCTTTCAAAGTCGTCAAGATGCCCGATATCAAGGTGACGCCTTTAGGTAAGAAGTTTAATTTGCCTACTAGGTAAcacttaaaaataactttaattaaCAAGGCATTAACTAACATTATATGAAACAGTAAGTCAATGCACATTGAAAAGAAGTATAACTTCTGAAAATATAATGAGTCGAATATAATGATCAATACATGAATTTACATTAAGTATTTTAATGctcttgttaaaggaatagttcaccccaaaatgtaaatgatctcatactcactttcatgccatcccagaagtctATGACTTATGCAGAAcataaaagaagatttttagaagaatatctcagctctgtaggtccatacaacacaagtgaatggtggctagaactttgaagctctgaaaagcacataaaggcagcataaaagtaacccacatgactccagtggtttaatctatgtcagCTGAAGTGATCTGGTCGggttgggtaagaacagaccaaaataaaactcctATTTCACTATAAATCATGAAATTGCTGTGTCTAGACACGGTAATGATTTTAAACTCGAATAAACTTCCTAGtatttgacgcatgcacagatcACTAGTTAGAACAAGGAAGTGTGATATAGCTTAAAAtcttgatcgccaaggagactgctgatttcAAGAGTTTTAGTGAAGGAGGAgtattattttggtctgttctcagccacacctatcataacgcttctgaagacatggattaaaataaTGGAGTCgtatttgtgtgctttttggagctttaaaaaaatttggtcaccattcacttgaattgtatagagctgagaaattcttctaaaaatcttaatttgtctttAGCAggaaaaagaatgtcatacacatctgggatggcatgagggtgagtaaattatgacagaattttcctttttgggtgatctGTCCCTTTAAGCAGTAGTGTTATACTTTAAAATGAGTTGtatattcatttgtatggtatgtTATACTAGATTATTCTATTCCATTATGACTCCTAATAGTAAGTGGTCTCTATTTGTAAATACAGTATGATATAATTTTACAATATTTACCATTAATGGCCAAGCATCTGGGGCTGGATTTACAAAACTTTAAGAATGAATTTCTTCTTAACTactattttcttcttattttctaacttaataatattttgtattc containing:
- the cptp gene encoding ceramide-1-phosphate transfer protein, with translation MADTFRLQKVLDAFRSCLNENKEVYIKYYIVGWQELVSFMNSLGNVFSFISKDVVSKIQIMENFLSGENGSHYVTVQSMVKFELENDLVDLTKRENHPESGCRTLLRLHRALRWLELFLDRLRTSTEESKTSVMCSDAYNESLAHHHPWLIRKAVDMAFCALPGRDTFFTVMNAGDHTQVVALLGESLPLISEVYQITEDLYLKNNLLELP